One segment of Candidatus Gracilibacteria bacterium DNA contains the following:
- a CDS encoding RNase J family beta-CASP ribonuclease, producing MKDFLDELDLEVQGIVPDTASVSGPTGSTQLEQQNNSQHSNNKPHTIAPKKPVHNHNKPAPNDNPLVNNNSGHTQNQNTKNNTGAKKPVHNHAAQAKNNNGQAQNKRPNNHRNKHQNQHGGDTTGLPQSNKYGRKIIQFPETKFFLPTLREGYTRYIPIGGNNEIGAKNMSMVQFGDDIILIDCGVQFAEPDMLGADYSIPDVSFLTKYTKNIKGFLITHAHLDHIGALKNVLPVLDMPTLYGTKLTLGLIKKSLEEAGLMPYATFVEIDASVANTTKIGQFSVEFFSVNHSIPDCAGLYIETPGGAKMVHTGDFKIDHTPRLDKPADFERYEEIGKRGITLYLGDSTGSVTKGFSMSEKEVGDTLEKIVSETTNGRLLIAAFSSWISRVQQLIDIAQKYDKYIFLSGRSMVENIAIAQKLGYLSMKPGTIKKLTVKNTQSVPANKQIIITTGSQGEEYSALSRMAEGKHNAITIQSGDTVIFSSSVVPGNERSVGGLINRLIKYGVKIITKSDLPVHTSGHAYQEEQKIFLKLFAPKYFMPIYGDLYFRTRHAETAMSVGVKESNILLLDNGNIVDFAPNGSVFRSKIKVPIMEYVIDGYGMGLTTSHVIKAREQMMNAGVLVLQYTVDKKSKAIIGHIKLETRGLVYVDEVRYIHRIIIKKAREVFENTLKDIPDIEEKDLLKILRTDLETFILKKVDREPMIIPIITEV from the coding sequence ATGAAAGACTTTCTAGACGAACTTGATCTTGAGGTTCAGTGAATTGTTCCTGATACTGCTTCAGTTTCATGACCAACAGGTTCTACACAATTGGAACAACAGAATAATTCACAACACAGCAATAATAAACCTCATACTATTGCTCCAAAAAAACCAGTACACAACCATAATAAACCAGCACCAAATGATAATCCATTGGTAAATAACAACTCTGGACACACTCAAAACCAGAATACGAAGAATAATACAGGTGCTAAAAAACCAGTTCATAATCATGCAGCTCAGGCTAAAAATAATAATGGACAAGCTCAAAATAAAAGACCAAATAATCATCGAAACAAACATCAAAACCAACATGGTTGAGATACAACAGGGCTTCCACAAAGTAATAAGTATGGAAGAAAAATAATTCAGTTTCCTGAAACAAAATTTTTCCTTCCAACTCTCAGAGAATGATATACTCGATATATTCCTATTGGGGGAAATAACGAAATAGGTGCAAAAAATATGAGCATGGTTCAATTTGGTGATGATATCATCCTTATTGATTGTGGAGTTCAATTTGCTGAACCAGATATGCTTGGAGCAGATTATTCTATTCCAGATGTTTCATTTTTAACAAAATACACAAAAAATATAAAAGGTTTCCTCATTACTCATGCTCATTTAGATCATATTGGAGCGCTTAAAAATGTGCTTCCAGTTCTCGATATGCCAACATTGTATGGGACGAAACTTACGCTTGGGCTCATTAAAAAATCTCTTGAAGAAGCAGGCCTTATGCCCTATGCTACTTTTGTAGAGATAGATGCTTCTGTTGCAAACACTACGAAGATAGGACAGTTTTCAGTTGAGTTTTTCTCTGTAAACCATTCAATTCCTGACTGTGCTGGTTTATATATAGAAACTCCAGGATGAGCAAAAATGGTTCATACTGGTGATTTCAAGATTGATCACACACCAAGACTTGATAAACCAGCTGATTTCGAGAGATATGAAGAAATTGGAAAAAGAGGGATAACTCTCTATCTTTGAGATTCTACAGGTTCAGTGACGAAAGGATTTTCTATGAGTGAAAAAGAGGTGTGAGATACACTTGAAAAAATCGTATCTGAAACTACCAATGGGAGATTACTTATTGCTGCCTTCTCATCTTGGATTTCTCGAGTACAACAACTTATTGATATTGCTCAAAAATATGACAAATATATATTTCTCTCTGGGAGAAGTATGGTTGAAAATATTGCTATTGCTCAAAAACTTTGATATCTTTCAATGAAGCCAGGGACTATTAAAAAACTGACAGTGAAAAATACTCAGTCAGTTCCTGCAAACAAACAAATTATTATTACAACCTGAAGTCAGGGAGAAGAATACTCTGCACTGAGTCGTATGGCTGAATGAAAGCATAATGCTATCACTATTCAATCAGGTGATACTGTAATATTTTCTTCTTCAGTTGTACCAGGGAACGAAAGATCAGTTGGAGGACTTATTAATAGACTTATTAAGTATGGTGTAAAAATCATTACGAAGTCTGACCTTCCTGTTCATACTTCAGGTCATGCGTATCAAGAGGAACAAAAGATATTCTTGAAGCTGTTTGCTCCTAAATATTTTATGCCTATCTATGGTGATTTATACTTTAGAACTCGACATGCTGAGACTGCAATGTCAGTGGGGGTGAAAGAAAGTAATATTCTTCTCCTTGATAACTGAAATATAGTGGATTTTGCTCCAAATGGTTCAGTATTTCGCTCAAAAATCAAGGTACCAATTATGGAATATGTTATTGATGGGTATGGAATGGGACTTACAACAAGTCATGTTATTAAAGCTCGAGAACAGATGATGAATGCTGGAGTACTTGTGCTTCAGTATACTGTTGATAAAAAATCAAAGGCAATTATAGGTCACATTAAACTTGAAACACGAGGATTGGTGTACGTCGATGAAGTGAGATATATTCATAGAATTATCATCAAAAAAGCTCGTGAAGTATTTGAAAATACGCTCAAAGATATTCCAGATATTGAAGAGAAAGATTTACTTAAAATACTCAGAACTGATTTGGAAACTTTTATTCTTAAAAAAGTTGATAGAGAACCTATGATTATTCCAATAATTACAGAAGTGTAA